A region from the Myripristis murdjan chromosome 23, fMyrMur1.1, whole genome shotgun sequence genome encodes:
- the pfkfb3 gene encoding 6-phosphofructo-2-kinase/fructose-2,6-bisphosphatase 3 isoform X4: MPRELTQSRIQKIWMPGKEDKPRRAVSGPHLANPPTVIVMVGLPARGKTYMSKKLTRYLNWIGMPTKVFNVGEYRREAVKNYSSYDFFKPDNESAVKIRQQCALAALRDVRSYLTDEGGQVAVFDATNTTRERREMILDFGSKNGFKIFFIESVCDDLDVIASNIMEVKVSCPDYQDCNKTDAMLDFQKRIECYKASYQPLEPDHYDRDLSFIKVIDVGRQFLANRIQDHIQSKIVYYLMNIHVQPRVIYLCRHGESTDNLQGRLGGDAGLSPRGKKFAAALARFVEEQKLKDLKVFTSQLCRSIQTAEDLGVPYEQWKALNEIDAGVCEEMTYDEVKEKFPEEFDLRDQDKYYYRYPAGESYQDLVQRVEPVIMELERQENVLVICHQAVMRCLLAYFLDKSADEMPYLKCPLHTVLKLTPVAYGCKVESIYLNVEAVNTHRDRPEEVKRGPGTLLRRNSVTPLTSPDSNIKKPRIDDLDEPPIQELPSSAAPAPLGLCSPSHLPLALTGQHWLGKVCL, translated from the exons ATGCCGAGAGAGCTCACCCAGAGTCGGATCCAGAAGATCTGGATGCCCGGCAAGGAGGACAAGCCGCGCAGAG CGGTCAGCGGCCCGCACCTCGCCAACCCGCCCACCGTCATCGTGATGGTCGGCCTGCCGGCACGAGGCAAGACGTACATGTCCAAGAAGCTCACCCGCTACCTCAACTGGATCGGCATGCCCACCAAAG tcttcAATGTGGGCGAGTACCGCAGAGAGGCAGTGAAGAACTACAGCTCCTATGACTTCTTCAAGCCTGATAACGAGAGCGCCGTGAAAATCAGACA GCAGTGTGCCTTAGCAGCCCTGCGGGACGTCCGGTCCTACCTAACGGACGAGGGAGGCCAAGTCGCG GTCTTCGATGCCACGAACACGACGCGCGAACGCCGAGAGATGATCCTCGACTTCGGCAGCAAAAACGGCTTCAAG ATCTTCTTCATCGAGTCGGTGTGCGACGACCTCGACGTCATCGCCTCAAACATCATG GAAGTGAAGGTGTCGTGTCCGGACTACCAGGACTGCAACAAGACGGACGCCATGTTGGATTTCCAGAAGAGAATTGAATGTTACAAAGCCAGCTACCAACCTCTGGAACCTGATCACTACGACAG GGATCTGTCCTTCATCAAGGTGATCGACGTGGGTCGCCAGTTCCTCGCCAACCGGATCCAGGATCACATCCAGAGCAAGATCGTCTACTACCTGATGAACATCCACGTCCAGCCTCGCGTCATCTACCTGTGTCGGCACGGCGAGAGCACCGACAACCTGCAGGGGCGTCTGGGCGGCGACGCCGGCCTCTCGCCGCGGGGCAAGAAG TTTGCCGCCGCCCTGGCTCGGTTCGTGGAGGAGCAGAAGCTGAAGGACCTGAAGGTTTTCACCAGCCAGTTGTGCCGCAGCATCCAGACGGCCGAGGACCTGGGCGTCCCGTACGAGCAGTGGAAGGCCCTCAACGAGATCGACGCC GGAGTGTGCGAGGAGATGACGTACGACGAGGTGAAGGAGAAATTCCCAGAGGAGTTTGACCTGAGAGACCAGGACAAATACTACTACCGCTACCCCGCcggagag TCGTACCAGGACCTGGTGCAGCGGGTGGAGCCCGTCATCATGGAGCTGGAGAGGCAGGAGAACGTCCTGGTCATCTGCCACCAGGCCGTCATGCGCTGCCTGCTGGCCTACTTCCTGGATAAGAGCGCAG ATGAGATGCCCTACCTGAAGTGTCCCCTCCACACGGTGCTGAAGCTCACCCCGGTGGCCTACGGCTGCAAAGTGGAGTCCATCTACCTCAACGTGGAGGCGGTGAACACCCACCGAGACAGGCCCGAG GAGGTGAAAAGGGGTCCCGGGACGCTGCTGAGGAGGAACAGCGTGACTCCTCTGACCAGCCCCGACTCCAACATCAAGAAGCCTCGCATCGACGACCTGGACGAGCCGCCGATCCAGGAGCTGCCGTCCTCCGCCGCCCCCGCCCCGCTGGGCCTCTgcagcccctcccacctgccCCTCGCCCTCACCGGACAG CACTGGCTGGGCAAAGTTTGCCTGTAA
- the pfkfb3 gene encoding 6-phosphofructo-2-kinase/fructose-2,6-bisphosphatase 3 isoform X2: MPRELTQSRIQKIWMPGKEDKPRRAVSGPHLANPPTVIVMVGLPARGKTYMSKKLTRYLNWIGMPTKVFNVGEYRREAVKNYSSYDFFKPDNESAVKIRQQCALAALRDVRSYLTDEGGQVAVFDATNTTRERREMILDFGSKNGFKIFFIESVCDDLDVIASNIMEVKVSCPDYQDCNKTDAMLDFQKRIECYKASYQPLEPDHYDRDLSFIKVIDVGRQFLANRIQDHIQSKIVYYLMNIHVQPRVIYLCRHGESTDNLQGRLGGDAGLSPRGKKFAAALARFVEEQKLKDLKVFTSQLCRSIQTAEDLGVPYEQWKALNEIDAGVCEEMTYDEVKEKFPEEFDLRDQDKYYYRYPAGESYQDLVQRVEPVIMELERQENVLVICHQAVMRCLLAYFLDKSADEMPYLKCPLHTVLKLTPVAYGCKVESIYLNVEAVNTHRDRPEEVKRGPGTLLRRNSVTPLTSPDSNIKKPRIDDLDEPPIQELPSSAAPAPLGLCSPSHLPLALTGQNLSRKPTGCHDVLQPCQ; the protein is encoded by the exons ATGCCGAGAGAGCTCACCCAGAGTCGGATCCAGAAGATCTGGATGCCCGGCAAGGAGGACAAGCCGCGCAGAG CGGTCAGCGGCCCGCACCTCGCCAACCCGCCCACCGTCATCGTGATGGTCGGCCTGCCGGCACGAGGCAAGACGTACATGTCCAAGAAGCTCACCCGCTACCTCAACTGGATCGGCATGCCCACCAAAG tcttcAATGTGGGCGAGTACCGCAGAGAGGCAGTGAAGAACTACAGCTCCTATGACTTCTTCAAGCCTGATAACGAGAGCGCCGTGAAAATCAGACA GCAGTGTGCCTTAGCAGCCCTGCGGGACGTCCGGTCCTACCTAACGGACGAGGGAGGCCAAGTCGCG GTCTTCGATGCCACGAACACGACGCGCGAACGCCGAGAGATGATCCTCGACTTCGGCAGCAAAAACGGCTTCAAG ATCTTCTTCATCGAGTCGGTGTGCGACGACCTCGACGTCATCGCCTCAAACATCATG GAAGTGAAGGTGTCGTGTCCGGACTACCAGGACTGCAACAAGACGGACGCCATGTTGGATTTCCAGAAGAGAATTGAATGTTACAAAGCCAGCTACCAACCTCTGGAACCTGATCACTACGACAG GGATCTGTCCTTCATCAAGGTGATCGACGTGGGTCGCCAGTTCCTCGCCAACCGGATCCAGGATCACATCCAGAGCAAGATCGTCTACTACCTGATGAACATCCACGTCCAGCCTCGCGTCATCTACCTGTGTCGGCACGGCGAGAGCACCGACAACCTGCAGGGGCGTCTGGGCGGCGACGCCGGCCTCTCGCCGCGGGGCAAGAAG TTTGCCGCCGCCCTGGCTCGGTTCGTGGAGGAGCAGAAGCTGAAGGACCTGAAGGTTTTCACCAGCCAGTTGTGCCGCAGCATCCAGACGGCCGAGGACCTGGGCGTCCCGTACGAGCAGTGGAAGGCCCTCAACGAGATCGACGCC GGAGTGTGCGAGGAGATGACGTACGACGAGGTGAAGGAGAAATTCCCAGAGGAGTTTGACCTGAGAGACCAGGACAAATACTACTACCGCTACCCCGCcggagag TCGTACCAGGACCTGGTGCAGCGGGTGGAGCCCGTCATCATGGAGCTGGAGAGGCAGGAGAACGTCCTGGTCATCTGCCACCAGGCCGTCATGCGCTGCCTGCTGGCCTACTTCCTGGATAAGAGCGCAG ATGAGATGCCCTACCTGAAGTGTCCCCTCCACACGGTGCTGAAGCTCACCCCGGTGGCCTACGGCTGCAAAGTGGAGTCCATCTACCTCAACGTGGAGGCGGTGAACACCCACCGAGACAGGCCCGAG GAGGTGAAAAGGGGTCCCGGGACGCTGCTGAGGAGGAACAGCGTGACTCCTCTGACCAGCCCCGACTCCAACATCAAGAAGCCTCGCATCGACGACCTGGACGAGCCGCCGATCCAGGAGCTGCCGTCCTCCGCCGCCCCCGCCCCGCTGGGCCTCTgcagcccctcccacctgccCCTCGCCCTCACCGGACAG
- the pfkfb3 gene encoding 6-phosphofructo-2-kinase/fructose-2,6-bisphosphatase 3 isoform X3, protein MPRELTQSRIQKIWMPGKEDKPRRAVSGPHLANPPTVIVMVGLPARGKTYMSKKLTRYLNWIGMPTKVFNVGEYRREAVKNYSSYDFFKPDNESAVKIRQQCALAALRDVRSYLTDEGGQVAVFDATNTTRERREMILDFGSKNGFKIFFIESVCDDLDVIASNIMEVKVSCPDYQDCNKTDAMLDFQKRIECYKASYQPLEPDHYDRDLSFIKVIDVGRQFLANRIQDHIQSKIVYYLMNIHVQPRVIYLCRHGESTDNLQGRLGGDAGLSPRGKKFAAALARFVEEQKLKDLKVFTSQLCRSIQTAEDLGVPYEQWKALNEIDAGVCEEMTYDEVKEKFPEEFDLRDQDKYYYRYPAGESYQDLVQRVEPVIMELERQENVLVICHQAVMRCLLAYFLDKSADEMPYLKCPLHTVLKLTPVAYGCKVESIYLNVEAVNTHRDRPEEVKRGPGTLLRRNSVTPLTSPDSNIKKPRIDDLDEPPIQELPSSAAPAPLGLCSPSHLPLALTGQHWLGKVCLT, encoded by the exons ATGCCGAGAGAGCTCACCCAGAGTCGGATCCAGAAGATCTGGATGCCCGGCAAGGAGGACAAGCCGCGCAGAG CGGTCAGCGGCCCGCACCTCGCCAACCCGCCCACCGTCATCGTGATGGTCGGCCTGCCGGCACGAGGCAAGACGTACATGTCCAAGAAGCTCACCCGCTACCTCAACTGGATCGGCATGCCCACCAAAG tcttcAATGTGGGCGAGTACCGCAGAGAGGCAGTGAAGAACTACAGCTCCTATGACTTCTTCAAGCCTGATAACGAGAGCGCCGTGAAAATCAGACA GCAGTGTGCCTTAGCAGCCCTGCGGGACGTCCGGTCCTACCTAACGGACGAGGGAGGCCAAGTCGCG GTCTTCGATGCCACGAACACGACGCGCGAACGCCGAGAGATGATCCTCGACTTCGGCAGCAAAAACGGCTTCAAG ATCTTCTTCATCGAGTCGGTGTGCGACGACCTCGACGTCATCGCCTCAAACATCATG GAAGTGAAGGTGTCGTGTCCGGACTACCAGGACTGCAACAAGACGGACGCCATGTTGGATTTCCAGAAGAGAATTGAATGTTACAAAGCCAGCTACCAACCTCTGGAACCTGATCACTACGACAG GGATCTGTCCTTCATCAAGGTGATCGACGTGGGTCGCCAGTTCCTCGCCAACCGGATCCAGGATCACATCCAGAGCAAGATCGTCTACTACCTGATGAACATCCACGTCCAGCCTCGCGTCATCTACCTGTGTCGGCACGGCGAGAGCACCGACAACCTGCAGGGGCGTCTGGGCGGCGACGCCGGCCTCTCGCCGCGGGGCAAGAAG TTTGCCGCCGCCCTGGCTCGGTTCGTGGAGGAGCAGAAGCTGAAGGACCTGAAGGTTTTCACCAGCCAGTTGTGCCGCAGCATCCAGACGGCCGAGGACCTGGGCGTCCCGTACGAGCAGTGGAAGGCCCTCAACGAGATCGACGCC GGAGTGTGCGAGGAGATGACGTACGACGAGGTGAAGGAGAAATTCCCAGAGGAGTTTGACCTGAGAGACCAGGACAAATACTACTACCGCTACCCCGCcggagag TCGTACCAGGACCTGGTGCAGCGGGTGGAGCCCGTCATCATGGAGCTGGAGAGGCAGGAGAACGTCCTGGTCATCTGCCACCAGGCCGTCATGCGCTGCCTGCTGGCCTACTTCCTGGATAAGAGCGCAG ATGAGATGCCCTACCTGAAGTGTCCCCTCCACACGGTGCTGAAGCTCACCCCGGTGGCCTACGGCTGCAAAGTGGAGTCCATCTACCTCAACGTGGAGGCGGTGAACACCCACCGAGACAGGCCCGAG GAGGTGAAAAGGGGTCCCGGGACGCTGCTGAGGAGGAACAGCGTGACTCCTCTGACCAGCCCCGACTCCAACATCAAGAAGCCTCGCATCGACGACCTGGACGAGCCGCCGATCCAGGAGCTGCCGTCCTCCGCCGCCCCCGCCCCGCTGGGCCTCTgcagcccctcccacctgccCCTCGCCCTCACCGGACAG CACTGGCTGGGCAAAGTTTGCCT
- the rbm17 gene encoding splicing factor 45 isoform X2: protein MSLYDDLGVAASDTKTEGWSKNFKLLQSQLKVKKAALTQAKTQRMKQATVLAPVIDLKRGGSSDERQISDTPPHVAAGLKDAVPSGFSSGDVLIPLADEYDPMFPNDYEKVVKRHREERQRQREQERQKEIEEREKKRKERHEGGAPSGFSRFPAAEGDSDEDEEYEKERRKRSMGGAAIAPPSSLVDRDGSSSYSYDDEGRPGRGSKAAIPPPAYDDSDRPRSPPGPTNSFLANMGGTVAHKIMQKYGFREGQGLGKHEQGLSTALSVEKTSKRGGKIIVGDAAEKPGSSQSGAAEASGGGSAADSSKKTEANPLTEILKCPTKVVLLRNMVGRGEVDEDLEGETKEECEKYGKVIKCVIFEIAGVTDDEAVRIFLEFERVESAIKAVVDLNGRYFGGRVVKACFYNLDKFRVLDLGEQV from the exons ATGTCTCTGTACGACGACCTCGGGGTGGCGGCCAGCGACACCAAGACGGAGGGCTGGTCCAAAAACTTCAAGCTGCTGCAGAGCCAGCTGAAGGTGAAGAAGGCGGCGCTGACCCAGGCCAAG acccaGAGGATGAAACAGGCCACTGTTCTGGCTCCGGTCATCGATTTGAAGCGAGGCGGCTCCAGTGACGAGCGACAGATTTCAGACACGCCGCCGCACGTCGCCGCCGGACTCAAG gacgCCGTGCCCAGTGGTTTCTCCTCGGGCGACGTGCTGATCCCGCTGGCGGACGAGTACGACCCGATGTTCCCCAACGACTACGAGAAGGTGGTGAAGCGACACCGAGAGGAGCGCCAGCggcagagagagcaggagaggcagAAGGAGATCGAGGAGAGGGAGAA gaagaggaaggagcgGCACGAGGGCGGAGCGCCGAGCGGATTCTCCCGCTTCCCGGCGGCGGAGGGCGACTCAGACGAGGATGAGGAGTacgagaaggagaggaggaagagga gtatgGGTGGAGCAGCCAtcgcccctccctcctctctggtgGACAGAGACG GCTCGTCTTCGTACTCGTACGACGACGAGGGCCGACCCGGCCGAGGCTCCAAGGCCGCCATCCCCCCGCCCGCCTACGACGACTCGGACCGGCCGCGCTCGCCGCCTGGACCCACCAACTCCTTCCTGGCCAACATGGG AGGTACGGTGGCCCATAAGATCATGCAGAAGTACGGCTTCAGGGAGGGCCAGGGCCTGGGGAAGCACGAGCAGGGCCTGAGCACCGCGCTCTCCGTGGAGAAGACCAGCAAGAGGGGCGGCAAGATCATCGTGGGCGACGCCGCCGAAAAAC caGGATCCAGCCAGTCAGGTGCTGCTGAGGCTTCAGGCGGAGGCTCTGCAG CGGACTCCTCCAAGAAGACGGAGGCCAATCCGCTCACAGAGATCCTCAAGTGCCCGACCAAAGTCGTCCTGCTGCGG aacATGGTGGGCCGAGGGGAGGTGGACGAAGACCTGGAGGGCGAGACGAAAGAGGAGTGCGAGAAATACGGCAAAGTGATCAAGTGTGTTATTTTCGAG ATCGCCGGCGTGACAGACGACGAGGCCGTCAGGATATTTCTGGAGTTTGAGAGGGTGGAGTCGGCCATCAAAG ccGTGGTCGATCTGAACGGCCGGTACTTCGGCGGACGCGTCGTCAAGGCCTGCTTCTACAACCTGGACAAGTTCCGGGTTCTGGACCTCGGCGAGCAGGTCTGA
- the pfkfb3 gene encoding 6-phosphofructo-2-kinase/fructose-2,6-bisphosphatase 3 isoform X1: MPRELTQSRIQKIWMPGKEDKPRRAVSGPHLANPPTVIVMVGLPARGKTYMSKKLTRYLNWIGMPTKVFNVGEYRREAVKNYSSYDFFKPDNESAVKIRQQCALAALRDVRSYLTDEGGQVAVFDATNTTRERREMILDFGSKNGFKIFFIESVCDDLDVIASNIMEVKVSCPDYQDCNKTDAMLDFQKRIECYKASYQPLEPDHYDRDLSFIKVIDVGRQFLANRIQDHIQSKIVYYLMNIHVQPRVIYLCRHGESTDNLQGRLGGDAGLSPRGKKFAAALARFVEEQKLKDLKVFTSQLCRSIQTAEDLGVPYEQWKALNEIDAGVCEEMTYDEVKEKFPEEFDLRDQDKYYYRYPAGESYQDLVQRVEPVIMELERQENVLVICHQAVMRCLLAYFLDKSADEMPYLKCPLHTVLKLTPVAYGCKVESIYLNVEAVNTHRDRPEEVKRGPGTLLRRNSVTPLTSPDSNIKKPRIDDLDEPPIQELPSSAAPAPLGLCSPSHLPLALTGQHWLGKVCLRTIFHYLAVVSLVLQRT, encoded by the exons ATGCCGAGAGAGCTCACCCAGAGTCGGATCCAGAAGATCTGGATGCCCGGCAAGGAGGACAAGCCGCGCAGAG CGGTCAGCGGCCCGCACCTCGCCAACCCGCCCACCGTCATCGTGATGGTCGGCCTGCCGGCACGAGGCAAGACGTACATGTCCAAGAAGCTCACCCGCTACCTCAACTGGATCGGCATGCCCACCAAAG tcttcAATGTGGGCGAGTACCGCAGAGAGGCAGTGAAGAACTACAGCTCCTATGACTTCTTCAAGCCTGATAACGAGAGCGCCGTGAAAATCAGACA GCAGTGTGCCTTAGCAGCCCTGCGGGACGTCCGGTCCTACCTAACGGACGAGGGAGGCCAAGTCGCG GTCTTCGATGCCACGAACACGACGCGCGAACGCCGAGAGATGATCCTCGACTTCGGCAGCAAAAACGGCTTCAAG ATCTTCTTCATCGAGTCGGTGTGCGACGACCTCGACGTCATCGCCTCAAACATCATG GAAGTGAAGGTGTCGTGTCCGGACTACCAGGACTGCAACAAGACGGACGCCATGTTGGATTTCCAGAAGAGAATTGAATGTTACAAAGCCAGCTACCAACCTCTGGAACCTGATCACTACGACAG GGATCTGTCCTTCATCAAGGTGATCGACGTGGGTCGCCAGTTCCTCGCCAACCGGATCCAGGATCACATCCAGAGCAAGATCGTCTACTACCTGATGAACATCCACGTCCAGCCTCGCGTCATCTACCTGTGTCGGCACGGCGAGAGCACCGACAACCTGCAGGGGCGTCTGGGCGGCGACGCCGGCCTCTCGCCGCGGGGCAAGAAG TTTGCCGCCGCCCTGGCTCGGTTCGTGGAGGAGCAGAAGCTGAAGGACCTGAAGGTTTTCACCAGCCAGTTGTGCCGCAGCATCCAGACGGCCGAGGACCTGGGCGTCCCGTACGAGCAGTGGAAGGCCCTCAACGAGATCGACGCC GGAGTGTGCGAGGAGATGACGTACGACGAGGTGAAGGAGAAATTCCCAGAGGAGTTTGACCTGAGAGACCAGGACAAATACTACTACCGCTACCCCGCcggagag TCGTACCAGGACCTGGTGCAGCGGGTGGAGCCCGTCATCATGGAGCTGGAGAGGCAGGAGAACGTCCTGGTCATCTGCCACCAGGCCGTCATGCGCTGCCTGCTGGCCTACTTCCTGGATAAGAGCGCAG ATGAGATGCCCTACCTGAAGTGTCCCCTCCACACGGTGCTGAAGCTCACCCCGGTGGCCTACGGCTGCAAAGTGGAGTCCATCTACCTCAACGTGGAGGCGGTGAACACCCACCGAGACAGGCCCGAG GAGGTGAAAAGGGGTCCCGGGACGCTGCTGAGGAGGAACAGCGTGACTCCTCTGACCAGCCCCGACTCCAACATCAAGAAGCCTCGCATCGACGACCTGGACGAGCCGCCGATCCAGGAGCTGCCGTCCTCCGCCGCCCCCGCCCCGCTGGGCCTCTgcagcccctcccacctgccCCTCGCCCTCACCGGACAG CACTGGCTGGGCAAAGTTTGCCT ACGAACCATCTTCCACTATCTGGCAGTGGTTTCACTCGTCTTACAAAG
- the rbm17 gene encoding splicing factor 45 isoform X1, translated as MSLYDDLGVAASDTKTEGWSKNFKLLQSQLKVKKAALTQAKTQRMKQATVLAPVIDLKRGGSSDERQISDTPPHVAAGLKDAVPSGFSSGDVLIPLADEYDPMFPNDYEKVVKRHREERQRQREQERQKEIEEREKKRKERHEGGAPSGFSRFPAAEGDSDEDEEYEKERRKRSMGGAAIAPPSSLVDRDGSSSYSYDDEGRPGRGSKAAIPPPAYDDSDRPRSPPGPTNSFLANMGGTVAHKIMQKYGFREGQGLGKHEQGLSTALSVEKTSKRGGKIIVGDAAEKPGSSQSGAAEASGGGSAADSSKKTEANPLTEILKCPTKVVLLRNMVGRGEVDEDLEGETKEECEKYGKVIKCVIFEIAGVTDDEAVRIFLEFERVESAIKGPYFLFLLVCFGLLNTPKAIIKNKSDVYNFTHIRKFGNHFILKSKSSHVKWRLRKV; from the exons ATGTCTCTGTACGACGACCTCGGGGTGGCGGCCAGCGACACCAAGACGGAGGGCTGGTCCAAAAACTTCAAGCTGCTGCAGAGCCAGCTGAAGGTGAAGAAGGCGGCGCTGACCCAGGCCAAG acccaGAGGATGAAACAGGCCACTGTTCTGGCTCCGGTCATCGATTTGAAGCGAGGCGGCTCCAGTGACGAGCGACAGATTTCAGACACGCCGCCGCACGTCGCCGCCGGACTCAAG gacgCCGTGCCCAGTGGTTTCTCCTCGGGCGACGTGCTGATCCCGCTGGCGGACGAGTACGACCCGATGTTCCCCAACGACTACGAGAAGGTGGTGAAGCGACACCGAGAGGAGCGCCAGCggcagagagagcaggagaggcagAAGGAGATCGAGGAGAGGGAGAA gaagaggaaggagcgGCACGAGGGCGGAGCGCCGAGCGGATTCTCCCGCTTCCCGGCGGCGGAGGGCGACTCAGACGAGGATGAGGAGTacgagaaggagaggaggaagagga gtatgGGTGGAGCAGCCAtcgcccctccctcctctctggtgGACAGAGACG GCTCGTCTTCGTACTCGTACGACGACGAGGGCCGACCCGGCCGAGGCTCCAAGGCCGCCATCCCCCCGCCCGCCTACGACGACTCGGACCGGCCGCGCTCGCCGCCTGGACCCACCAACTCCTTCCTGGCCAACATGGG AGGTACGGTGGCCCATAAGATCATGCAGAAGTACGGCTTCAGGGAGGGCCAGGGCCTGGGGAAGCACGAGCAGGGCCTGAGCACCGCGCTCTCCGTGGAGAAGACCAGCAAGAGGGGCGGCAAGATCATCGTGGGCGACGCCGCCGAAAAAC caGGATCCAGCCAGTCAGGTGCTGCTGAGGCTTCAGGCGGAGGCTCTGCAG CGGACTCCTCCAAGAAGACGGAGGCCAATCCGCTCACAGAGATCCTCAAGTGCCCGACCAAAGTCGTCCTGCTGCGG aacATGGTGGGCCGAGGGGAGGTGGACGAAGACCTGGAGGGCGAGACGAAAGAGGAGTGCGAGAAATACGGCAAAGTGATCAAGTGTGTTATTTTCGAG ATCGCCGGCGTGACAGACGACGAGGCCGTCAGGATATTTCTGGAGTTTGAGAGGGTGGAGTCGGCCATCAAAGGTccgtattttctgtttttgttggtttgttttggttt ACTTAACACACCAAAAGCCATAATCAAGAATAAATCAGATGTCTACAACTTCACACACATAAGGAAATTTGGAAaccatttcattttgaaatcaaaatCAAGTCATGTGAAGTGGAGGCTCAGAAAAGTTtga